Below is a window of Candidozyma auris chromosome 3, complete sequence DNA.
GCGTTCAGGTACTTCGGCGTGTGCTGATGAGGTTGCACTTGGTATGTACCCATATAGTACATGGATATCGGAGGTTCACGGTCATCTTCTGAGCTGCTTTGCTTGGGCTTAGATCACACTACGCTCCGAGAATATCATACTTTAAGCACGCCATTCTCGTCTTGTGGTTTTAATGCTGACTTATGCTAGAAATTCTACATTGATTTCTGGAATTAacatttttttgtcaatTTCTCGACTCTTACGCAAAATAGATTATAGttaaaaaaatttcaagaaaagcttCCATTGTAAAAGCCACCTGAATTTTCACTCTTCACTATGCACAATGGTTGCCCACCaagactttgaagaacatgTCACCTATTTTCGTTGTatcatcttgttcatttCCATGAAGCGTCTCACACACCCTGTAAATTTGACCTGCGGAGAGCAAAATGACGAAATTTTTTACTTTAAGTCCATCTtacagaaacaagaagggACATTGAGGGCTATTTGGTTCGCTGGACAGAAAACGAGAGTAATTCATCTCCATGAATTATCCTCCATGCGTATTTATAGTGTccacttttcgcagccaatacAGCTTGAAAGTGAGGGTGATTGACTCCACCTTAAAGGGCGGCATCACCGACAAATCAGGTCAAACAAGATAGAATTGGATTGAGAATCACTTTTGCTGCAGTTCTAAAACGTCTGTTCCTCAAATACATAAAACTTTTACAAAATATGGTCGTCCACTAGGGCATCACTCACGTGATCTCTTCGCTACTTACTTCATCACGGTTTACCATTGCACCAGCAAAACTCATTGCATCTAACTTCAATGGCCATAGAACAGAAAGTTGTCTTTCCACCTGCTGTTCTAGCTAGGATTTCGCCCGAGCTCACGCTTCAGCGCCATTTGGCACAAGGACTCAGACCATGTCTTCGTGAATTCACAGAATTTCGTGAGACTGTGGTCAGCGAGGGGAGTATGGCCGATGTGGGCACCGACGCTGTGGTGGGCTCGTCTGTGATTAAACAAGGAGCCTGTCATGCATTTTGCGGTATAACCTTGGGAGTCAGTGAAGTGAACAGCGCAGAGGACGAATTTGCTCCTCCTGAGCCTGAAAGTTCAAAATACACCTCGGTTTATCCCATAGTGGAGGTGGCCAGAGGAAGACAAGGGGCTCCTAGCGACGAGGAACAAATCCTTTCACAGAAGTTGTACAACTACATATATCATCTGCGCCTTCTCCCGCAGGCCTCACTCGATATAACTCCGGGATATCAGATTAAGGATGAGGCTACTGGGGACGTTAGCATATTATACACGGACGACAAGGACTTGtccgaagaagagctcctGACACTCTCCTCATCCATCAATATTAGCAAAAAACAGTATAGATTTGTCTTATATGCCCACATCAAGGTCTTCTCCAGAGACGGTCCATTATTCGACCTTGTGAGCCGTGCTCTTATAACCGCCTTGAAGGACGTCACTCTCCCTCGTATCTAT
It encodes the following:
- a CDS encoding exosome non-catalytic core subunit RRP43, yielding MAIEQKVVFPPAVLARISPELTLQRHLAQGLRPCLREFTEFRETVVSEGSMADVGTDAVVGSSVIKQGACHAFCGITLGVSEVNSAEDEFAPPEPESSKYTSVYPIVEVARGRQGAPSDEEQILSQKLYNYIYHSRLLPQASLDITPGYQIKDEATGDVSILYTDDKDLSEEELSTLSSSINISKKQYRFVLYAHIKVFSRDGPLFDLVSRALITALKDVTLPRIYLADSGVDPNVKVPVRSRGHFGHLNQASGNIYIDTNKDLAQPVRLNTRELGLSSSFGIIELDDTAGQSAILADLEGEAEEACCETKVNIIASKNNLKHVSVSGGGANVTLDALKKIISLSRERAEKLL